The Palleronia sp. THAF1 genome contains the following window.
CGCGGTCCGCCCCGCGACAGAGGCAGACCTGCGTGCCGCGTTGGACCTGGGGCCAGACATCACGTTGGACAGCGTTCTTGCGCAGGTGTTCGATGCCGACACCGAATCCGTCCTGACCGACCTGCGCGCCGTCCTCGCCAGCGGCAGCAAGACAGACATGGCCGCGCAGGCCAAACTCCAGTCCCTTCGCCCTCCCTACGCGACCGGCACGCTGGCGGTTCTGGAAGACGTGATGATTACCGGAGCGAGCGCGAAAGCTCCCTTTTCGGCCAAGATCGGGAGTTTCCCCACCAAGGCCAGCCGCGCGGCGCTGAACGAGGACACCCGCACCGCGCTCGACGCCCTGATGGAGCGCGTCGAAGCCGCACGCGCGACGCGCCTTGCCCTTGCTACGCTGGACCGCAGCCTGACGCTGCACGCTTTCGCAGACGCCTTCCTGACCCTCTACGCCAAGGCGAAAGAGGCGCGCGGTTGGCTGGACTTCGACGACCTGATCTTGGGTGCGCGCACCTTGCTGTCGAGATCCGAAGTGGCCGAATGGGTGCTCTATCGTCTCGACGGGGGAATCGACCACATCCTTGTCGACGAAGCGCAGGACACCGCACCGGCACAGTGGGACGTGATCGAGGCGCTGTCGCGCGAGTTCGCGTCCGGTCAAGGCGCGCGGGACGCTCATCGCACGATCTTCGTGGTCGGCGACAAGAAGCAATCGATCTATTCCTTCCAAGGCGCGGACCCCGAAGGCTTTGACCGGATGCACGATCATTTCGCCGGGCAACTTGGCGCCGACGCGCTGCAACGGCTGGAATTGCAGCATTCGTTCCGCTCTGCCCCCGCCATCCTGCGGGCCGTGGATGCCGTTTTCGCCGACGGACTGGGCGGAGATGTGCAGCACATCGCGTTCAAGGATACGATGCCCGGCCGCGTTGATCTGTGGCCCCTGACCGAAGGCGATCCGCCCACCGATCCGCCCGATTGGCAAGACCCGGTGGACCGCGAAGATCCCGAAAGCGCCATAGCCAAACTGTCGCGCCAGATCGCCAAGACGGTGCGCGGCTGGCTGGATGCGGGCGAGACGATCCCCGATGGCAAGGGCGGTCAGCGCAAGCTGGGTGCGGGCGATATCCTTGTGCTCGTCCGCTCTCGCTCTGGTCTGTTCCACCCGCTGATCCGGGCCTGCAAAGCAAAGGGCATCGAGATCGCAGGTGCCGATGTGCTGGAGCTGGAAAGCGATCTGGCGGTGCGCGACCTGCTGTCCCTGCTCCGCTTCTTGGCTCTGCCCGATGACGACATGTCGCTGGCTGAAGCCCTGCGCTCGCCCCTGTTCGGTCTGTCAGAGAGCGATCTTTATCACTTGGCCCAAGGTCGTACTGGCACCCTGTGGAAAGCCCTGCGTGAAAGCGATCACGATCCAGCGCGCGAGACGATTGGCGATTTGCTGAATAACGCGGATTTCCTGCGACCCTACGAGCTGCTCGACCGGATCCTGCTGCGCCACCGGGGCCGCGAACGGCTGCTTGGGCGGTTGGGTATGGAGTCCGAGGATGCCATCGACGCCCTGCTGGCACAGGCGCTGGGATATGAGCGCACGGATATCCCTTCGCTGACCGGCTTTCTGGCCTGGTTCGACGCCGAAACCGTCAAGATCAAACGCCAGTCCGACAGCGCGGGCGGGCGGTTGCGCGTGATGACCGTGCATGGCGCGAAGGGTCTGGAAGCGCCAGTGGTGATCCTTGCCGACACCACCAAGGTTCCGCGCAACGATGAGCGCAAGCTATTGGCGATCCCCGGTGGACCGACTTTGTGGAAGCCTGCCAAGCCGGAGCTTCCGCCGGTTCTGACACCGATAACCGACGCGCTGGATGCCGCTGCCGCAGCCGAACGTGACCGCCTGCTTTATGTCGCGATGACCCGCGCGGAAAGCTGGCTGGTGGTGTGCGGGGCGGAGCTGAACACACTGAAGAACACCTGGTACGAGCAGATCGCAACCGGTTTGGAAGCTCTCGATCATGAACCATTGGACGTCGAGCCCGGCACCGCAAAACGCTTTGCCAGTGGCAACTGGGGTGGACTGGAACAACGCGACGGCGCAGTGACAGACGTGGAACCGGCGCCGTTGGAAGGCTGGTTTCACGAGATGCCGCCCGCGCCCGACGTCGTGGCCCCATTACTGACGCCCTCGTCTTTGGGTAGAGCCAAGGCACTATCCGGCGAGGTCGATCCCGATGACGATCCCGACGCGGCGTTGATCCGGGGCACGCGCATTCACCTGCTGTTAGAGCACCTGCCCCCGGATCGCCCTGACGATTGGCCAGCACTCGCTCGCCGCCTTTTAGGTGCCGAACAACTAAGCGATGCAACGCAGGCCGACCTTTTGGCCGAGGCAGCGGGTGTGCTGACGAACCCAACGCTCGCCGCCCTGCTGCAAAAACCCGCACTCACGGAAGTGGACCTGACCGCGCCGCATCCCTCTGGCGCGCGCATCGCCGGAACGGTGGACCGGCTTGTGATCACACCGGACCGTATCACCGCGATCGACTACAAATCGAACCGCCTGATCCCTGATCGACAAGAAGATGTGCCCGACGGATTGCTGCGCCAGATGGGTGCCTATGCGCACGCGCTGGCCGCGATCTATCCCGACAGGCAGATCGAAACCGCCCTGCTCTGGACCCGCGCCCCGCGCCTGATGCCGATGGACCCGGACCGCGTAGCAGCAGCCTTCGCCAGCGCGCTGCCTTGACCGCCCCCAGGCGCGTCCTTACCTCAGACGAAACCCCACGCTCCAAAGGAGAACACCATGGCCACCGTTGCCGTCACCGATGACACCTTCGACGCCGAAGTCCGCCAATCCGACATCCCTGTCGTCGTGGATTTCTGGGCCGAGTGGTGCGGCCCCTGCAAGCAGATCGGCCCCGCGCTGGAAGAGATCTCGAACGAGATGGACGGCCAGGTCAAGATCGTGAAGGTCAACGTGGACGAGAACCCGAACGCCCCCGCACAGATGGGCGTCCGCGGCATCCCGGCCCTGTTCCTGTTCAAGAACGGCGAAGTCGTGTCGAACAAGATCGGCGCTGCGCCCAAAGCCTCGCTGGAAAGCTGGATCAAGGAAGAGATCTGATCCTGATCTTTCGACCAAAAGCAAAGGGCACCCCGGCGGTGCCAGCCCCTGACGCTAAATGTTGAAAAAGTTCTTCGGTTGGCCGCATTGCGGCCAACTTTCTCTTCGACACCACGCTTGACCGTCATCCGAATGGAGAACAAAGGTGTCGAGTGTCTCGAAGATATCTTCGGGAGCAGCGGTCGTGCCGCTGGCCCGGAGACTGCCTGCGCCCGCGGCAGGTGTCGATCTCAACTTCTGCCGCAACCCGGCCTGCGCCCAGTATGGCGTATTGCCAGATCCGTTCAAGCGGCCGAACGGCTCTCCGCCCGCGCCACCTGGCGTGCCGCGCGGAGCGGTTCCGGGTGGTAAGCACAGAGAGTTCTACAAGTGTCCGGCTTGCCGCACAACCTCCCGGGTGAAGAACAACCG
Protein-coding sequences here:
- the addA gene encoding double-strand break repair helicase AddA: MNDANARQITAAQPALSTWLSANAGSGKTRVLTNRVARLLLSDVDPTRILCLTYTKAAASEMQNRLFATLGRWAMMPDDSLRAELADLGESAAADLAKARRLFAKAIETPGGLRIQTIHSFCAVLLRRFPLEAGVTPRFTEMDDRAAAQLRADCLEELAETQPDLMHALARQTGDINGIVGEITGRRDAVRPATEADLRAALDLGPDITLDSVLAQVFDADTESVLTDLRAVLASGSKTDMAAQAKLQSLRPPYATGTLAVLEDVMITGASAKAPFSAKIGSFPTKASRAALNEDTRTALDALMERVEAARATRLALATLDRSLTLHAFADAFLTLYAKAKEARGWLDFDDLILGARTLLSRSEVAEWVLYRLDGGIDHILVDEAQDTAPAQWDVIEALSREFASGQGARDAHRTIFVVGDKKQSIYSFQGADPEGFDRMHDHFAGQLGADALQRLELQHSFRSAPAILRAVDAVFADGLGGDVQHIAFKDTMPGRVDLWPLTEGDPPTDPPDWQDPVDREDPESAIAKLSRQIAKTVRGWLDAGETIPDGKGGQRKLGAGDILVLVRSRSGLFHPLIRACKAKGIEIAGADVLELESDLAVRDLLSLLRFLALPDDDMSLAEALRSPLFGLSESDLYHLAQGRTGTLWKALRESDHDPARETIGDLLNNADFLRPYELLDRILLRHRGRERLLGRLGMESEDAIDALLAQALGYERTDIPSLTGFLAWFDAETVKIKRQSDSAGGRLRVMTVHGAKGLEAPVVILADTTKVPRNDERKLLAIPGGPTLWKPAKPELPPVLTPITDALDAAAAAERDRLLYVAMTRAESWLVVCGAELNTLKNTWYEQIATGLEALDHEPLDVEPGTAKRFASGNWGGLEQRDGAVTDVEPAPLEGWFHEMPPAPDVVAPLLTPSSLGRAKALSGEVDPDDDPDAALIRGTRIHLLLEHLPPDRPDDWPALARRLLGAEQLSDATQADLLAEAAGVLTNPTLAALLQKPALTEVDLTAPHPSGARIAGTVDRLVITPDRITAIDYKSNRLIPDRQEDVPDGLLRQMGAYAHALAAIYPDRQIETALLWTRAPRLMPMDPDRVAAAFASALP
- the trxA gene encoding thioredoxin, translating into MATVAVTDDTFDAEVRQSDIPVVVDFWAEWCGPCKQIGPALEEISNEMDGQVKIVKVNVDENPNAPAQMGVRGIPALFLFKNGEVVSNKIGAAPKASLESWIKEEI